One segment of Babesia bigemina genome assembly Bbig001, chromosome : II DNA contains the following:
- a CDS encoding GMP reductase, putative — MEVFDFEDVMLVPRRGVLESRAMADVSAQLGKRRFRIPLMAANMPAIIDENIAIELAKRDYFYVMHRFNIDTVEFARRMRELELFVSVSIGVQPDSYKVVEELKAANLVPEYLTIDVAHGHVEAMRKMIAFVRSNFGSETFIIAGNVATAQGVRDLESWGADATKVGLGPGYVCSTSTRTGFGTRGWQLSAIQECARAARKVIIADGGCRMSGDIVKAIHMGADWVMSGYFYTGFVQTPGETQVKDGIKVKSYYGNASAVNKQSAHRVEGIEVFVPCGGSLYEKMVEIEQDLQSAVSFAGGVCINDVRNTEHVIIPRRR; from the coding sequence ATGGAGGTCTTCGACTTCGAGGACGTCATGCTCGTCCCCCGCAGGGGTGTGCTGGAGAGCCGCGCCATGGCCGACGTGTCCGCCCAGCTTGGGAAGCGCAGGTTCCGCATCCCGCTCATGGCTGCCAACATGCCCGCGATCATCGACGAGAACATCGCCATCGAGCTGGCGAAGCGCGACTACTTCTACGTCATGCACAGGTTCAACATCGACACCGTGGAGTTCGCCCGCCGGATGCGGGAGCTCGAGCTCTTCGTCTCCGTGTCCATCGGCGTGCAGCCGGACTCGTACAAGGTGGTTgaggagctgaaggcgGCGAACCTGGTGCCCGAGTACCTCACCATCGACGTGGCGCACGGGCACGTCGAGGCGATGCGCAAGATGATCGCCTTCGTGCGCAGCAACTTCGGGAGCGAGACGTTCATCATCGCGGGCAACGTGGCCACTGCGCAGGGCGTGCGCGACCTCGAGAGCTGGGGCGCTGACGCCACGAAGGTGGGCCTTGGTCCCGGTTACGTCTGCAGCACCTCGACGCGCACCGGCTTCGGCACCCGCGGCTGGCAGCTGTCCGCCATCCAAGAGTGCGCGCGCGCGGCTCGCAAGGTCATCATTGCCGACGGCGGGTGCCGCATGAGCGGCGACATCGTGAAGGCCATCCACATGGGCGCCGACTGGGTGATGTCCGGCTACTTCTACACCGGGTTCGTGCAGACCCCCGGTGAGACCCAGGTGAAGGACGGCATAAAGGTCAAGAGCTACTACGGCAACGCGTCGGCCGTGAACAAGCAGAGCGCCCACCGCGTGGAGGGCATCGAGGTGTTCGTGCCGTGCGGCGGCTCGCTCTACGAGAAGATGGTGGAGATCGAGCAGGACCTGCAGTCCGCCGTGTCGTTCGCCGGCGGCGTCTGCATCAACGACGTGCGCAACACCGAGCACGTCATCATCCCGAGGCGCAGGTAG
- a CDS encoding WD domain, G-beta repeat containing protein, putative yields MEDRPLVSTSRSLMERISFGLFGLSKRVIQRNLSRVQPEEPTPSKSTDQAYDSYGFSVSDNAFADGISAYEDSFNEKRERRLKRWDEMDLKGEWDTKDPLPLKVLIRKGIPDHYRAKMWFQLSGAEELGAQIRGLYPRLVSQPLDPNIVKQIEMDVYRTFPTNLNYQRHSEGTLRLRNVLTAFANFVPSAGYCQSFNFLAAILLMFMEEENAFLTLVQMIDSRIDNKGLSVLGYYKDRMLALKRDVLVLEMILRKRLKKLYNHLKANGVDFTCVCVEWLLCHFCISLPIHTVFRVWDVLFHEGEKVLFRVAFALFKVHEKRLLQLDSDKDLLVFLKSMGNGIVQHDEFLKVAFYHLSAFRRSDIQAMRQQATRMVKQGSLSGEL; encoded by the exons ATGGAGGATCGGCCCCTTGTATCGACATCGCGCAGCCTCATGGAACGGATCAGCTTCGGCCTTTTCGGCCTCTCCAAGCGTGTGATACAGCGCAACTTGTCGCGCGTGCAGCCGGAAGAACCTACGCCGAGCAAGTCGACGGACCAGGCGTACGACTCCTACGGGTTCTCGGTGTCGGACAACGCCTTCGCAGACGGAATCAGCGCATACGAGGATTCCTTCAATGAAAAGCGAGAACGGCGGCTGAAGAG GTGGGACGAGATGGACCTCAAGGGCGAGTGGGACACGAAGGATCCGCTTCCCCTCAAGGTCCTCATACGGAAGGGCATACCGGACCACTACAG GGCCAAAATGTGGTTCCAGCTGTCTGGAGCGGAAGAGTTGGGGGCGCAAATCAGGGGACTCTACCCGAG GCTTGTCTCCCAGCCACTCGACCCCAACATCGTCAAACAAATCGAGATGGACGTCTATCGCACCTTCCCCACCAACCTGAATTACCAGCGGCACTCGGAGGGCACGCTGCGGTTGCGAAACGTGCTGACCGCTTTTGCCAACTTCGTGCCGTCCGCTGGATACTGCCAGAGCTTCAACTTCTTGGCGGCCATACTGCTTATGTTCATGGAGGAGGAGAACGCCTTCCTCACGCTCGTACAGATGATCGACTCGCGCATTGACAACAAGGGGCTGAGCGTGCTGGGCTACTACAAGGACCGCATGCTCGCCTTGAAGCGCGACGTGCTGGTGCTGGAGATGATACTGCGCAAGAGGCTCAAAAAGTTGTACAACCACCTCAA AGCCAACGGAGTCGACTTCACGTGCGTCTGCGTCGAGTGGCTCCTCTGCCACTTCTGCATATCGCTGCCG ATTCACACGGTGTTCCGGGTGTGGGACGTGCTGTTTCACGAGGGGGAGAAGGTGCTGTTCCGCGTCGCCTTCGCCCTCTTCAAGGTGCACGAGAAGCGGCTCCTGCAACTAGACAGCGACAAGGACCTGCTCGTGTTCCTCAAATCGATGGGAAACGGCATAGTGCAGCACGACGAATTTCTCAAGGTCGCCTTCTACCACCTCTCCGCATTCCGGCGCAGTGATATACAGGCGATGAGGCAGCAGGCGACCCGCATGGTAAAGCAGGGCAGTTTGTCTGGCGAGCTGTAG
- a CDS encoding WD domain, G-beta repeat containing protein, putative: MNILNALEQRRRAFGVGCGRRVVQVSLDEPGVPLASFIAKKLKPYSRLHVHSGCVNRLRWHNDGKTLASVSDDLTIALTNVHDVDPDSEGDGGLRAFRTSVIPTQHVGNIFGVSFLAGGRRIATGARDSRVCISDVVERQTVHCYRCHSGSVKHIINDGLTDFVFYSGSYDGTVRQFDIREPHSCDGHCRNIIVALGRGIDHNPRGVRRRKCSWADAISEVDRSAMQNWVDLAYAEAAWANQSYDGTEVKAIAINPVQSEQLAIAASDSMVRIFDRRKLSMGHAYNDGISVNYTMPILEEIYMPKHFKNDETRLFATYLAWSPDGERLAVTYESEHVYLFDRNFTSVGAINTGHPGTCEFQDTCGNNRTTARIRELESHYAVCRDKACAQRNVSQLLYLLLYRNHVGDAALCESIAKEAFLADPANALLLFRRVQASLLLDNYYMARRLCFRGARLFPDHAAHFNKIRRLCLLLLNEKIREIAAEEITSLLKSICTARAITSPNTDIYAEHTIENIANEGGESDDEMHVSIGASFRYSISGWRRWPHPETCIRLEEHLRGAEGKLEFEDSPSQSEAESDGEIAEVEYQHEVDIDEEHSMVYQLRSAADFSPRERRWNMHHYVCFDADEGGAHPHRPAYPYESYPIPYVPEHDLYRAIENPSWRPAGNCRRLCGHCNFGTDIAEVNFWGNDVIVSGSADGAVYLYDVKSGRILDILNGHGENVNCVQVNQQGTLLATSGIDHYIQVWRPSGDFNGITVSAQAKPPHDHTASAGKRS, from the exons ATGAATATTTTAAACGCCTTAGAACAGCGACGCCGCGCCTTCGGGGTCGGCTGCGGTCGCCGAGTCGTGCAGGTCTCACTCGACGAGCCGGGCGTGCCGCTGGCGTCCTTCATAGCCAAGAAGCTCAAGCCCTATTCACGCCTACACGTGCACAGCGGATGTGTAAACCGACTGAGGTGGCACAACGACGGGAAGACGCTGGCATCCGTCAGCGACGACCTCACgattgcactcaccaacgtcCATGACGTCGACCCGGATTCCGAGGGCGACGGAGGATTGAGGGCCTTCCGCACATCGGTCATACCCACGCAGCACGTGGGAAACATATTCGGCGTCAGCTTCCTGGCGGGAGGGAGGCGCATCGCCACGGGCGCCAGGGACTCACGGGTATGCATCTCGGACGTCGTCGAGCGCCAGACGGTGCACTGCTACCGCTGCCACTCGGGCAGCGTTAAGCACATCATCAACGACGGGCTCACGGACTTCGTCTTCTACTCCGGcagctacgatggcacggTGCGCCAGTTCGACATACGGGAGCCGCACTCCTGCGACGGCCACTGCCgcaacatcatcgtcgcatTGGGGCGCGGGATCGACCACAACCCGCGAGGAGTTAGGCGCAGGAAGTGCTCCTGGGCCGACGCAATCTCGGAGGTGGACCGgtcggcgatgcagaattGGGTGGACCTCGCCTACGCGGAGGCCGCGTGGGCCAACCAGTCGTACGACGGAACCGAAGTCAAGGCCATCGCCATCAACCCCGTGCAGTCGGAGCAGCTCGCTATCGCGGCGTCCGACAGCATGGTCCGCATTTTCGACCGGCGCAAGCTCTCCATGGGGCATGCGTACAACGACGGCATCTCGGTCAACTACACCATGCCGATACTCGAAGAGATATACATGCCCAAGCACTTCAAGAACGACGAGACGCGCCTGTTCGCGACCTACCTGGCCTGGTCGCCGGATGGAGAGCGGCTGGCCGTCACCTACGAAAGCGAGCACGTATACCTGTTCGACCGGAACTTCACCAGCGTAGGGGCGATCAACACGGGCCATCCCGGCACATGCGAATTCCAGGACACCTGCGGCAACAACCGCACGACTGCGCGGATCAGGGAGCTGGAATCGCACTACGCGGTATGCCGCGACAAGGCGTGCGCGCAGCGGAACGTCTCCCAGCTGCTGTACCTGCTGCTCTACCGCAACCACGTCGGCGACGCCGCGCTGTGCGAGAGCATAGCCAAGGAGGCGTTTTTGGCGGACCCCGCGAACGCGCTGTTGCTGTTCCGACGCGTCCAGGCGtcgttgctgctggacaactACTACATGGCGCGCCGGCTCTGCTTCCGCGGGGCGCGGCTGTTCCCGGACCACGCCGCGCACTTCAACAAGATACGGAGGCTatgcctgctgctgctcaacgAGAAGATACGGGAGATCGCCGCCGAAGAaatcacctcgctgctcaaaTCGATTTGCACGGCGCGCGCAATCACGTCCCCCAACACCGACATCTACGCGGAGCACACCATTGAGAACATCGCCAACGAGGGCGGCGAAAGCGACGATGAGATGCACGTCTCCATCGGGGCGAGTTTCCGCTACTCGATATCGGGCTGGCGCAGGTGGCCGCATCCGGAGACCTGCATCCGCCTGGAGGAGcacctgcgcggcgccgaagGGAAGCTGGAGTTCGAGGACAGCCCCAGCCAATCCGAGGCGGAGTCCGACGGGGAGATAGCGGAGGTGGAGTACCAGCACGAGGTCGACATCGACGAAGAGCACAGCATGGTCTACCAGttgcgcagcgcagcggATTTCTCCCCCAGGGAGCGCAGGTGGAACATGCACCACTACGTATGCTTCGACGCCGATGAGGGCGGAGCGCACCCACACCGACCCGCGTACCCGTACGAGTCGTACCCCATCCCCTACGTCCCGGAGCACGACCTCTACCGCGCCATCGAAAACCCCAGCTGGCGGCCGGCGGGCAACTGCAGGAGGCTGTGCGGACACTGCAACTTCGGCACCGACATTGCAGAAGTCAACTTCTGGGGCAACGACGTGATAGTCAGCGGAAGCGCCGACGGAGCGGTGTACCTCTACGATGTCAAGTCAG GGCGCATTCTGGACATACTGAACGGCCACGGGGAGAACGTCAACTGCGTGCAAGTTAACCAGCAGGGCACGCTGCTGGCGACAAGCGGGATCGACCACTACATCCAAGTATGGCGTCCCTCCGGCGACTTCAATGGCATCACGGTAAGTGCCCAGGCAAAACCGCCACACGATCACACCGCGTCCGCAGGAAAGCGAAGTTGA
- a CDS encoding mitogen-activated protein kinase, putative, with translation MAPLCGQNMAAAEPRSELKQHRLREVSRADSRNLYYIGMKSNMAGYQDSADVAGEKVKKPQGSLIARRLSSADTEVSSTLFRRMSSVGKQYVPHSADGTHGGVALPPTNMTKGISVSARDPPRNHFGENNFKSSCPVTEHRRQHPAPVPTRTKGASAKQNLVAGNTVWELPEKYKVIDIVGSGSYGQVCRAFDIENQRYVAIKRIHKVFEDLIDCKRILREIAILNRLDHPNVVKVLDIVIPSDLENFNVLYVVLEIAASDIKLLVRSPAFLNDNHIRLLIYNLLCGVNYLHAVGIYHRDLKPANCLVNRDCSVKICDFGLARTVTHRRDSAPLSAHGSYTAREVEDEVFRGDSSVRTMPDSTRLLDYNEELAHFQRKKMNETFARQLTGHVVTRWYRAPELILLQENYTSAIDVWSIGCIFAELLNMVKMNVPDASARSPLFPGSSCFPLSPDNKNSTDRAKDNDQLNIIFNVIGTPSEEDIAAIAKPDVRRYVRMFHKRNGVDLYKRFRATPPLAVDLLQRMLVFNPEKRIKVSEALQHEYFRDLYNPRHAEVPSQPVVVPFNDWINMSEGQLRYAFLREIQRHHPEFKIPLKIIYKP, from the coding sequence ATGGCGCCTCTTTGCGGGCAGAATATGGCCGCAGCCGAGCCGCGGTCGGAGCTGAAGCAGCACCGTCTGCGCGAGGTCTCGAGGGCCGACTCCCGCAACCTTTACTATATCGGCATGAAATCCAACATGGCTGGTTACCAGGATTCCGCGGATGTGGCTGGCGAGAAGGTGAAGAAGCCGCAGGGATCCCTTATCGCACGTCGGCTGAGTTCGGCCGACACTGAGGTCTCCTCGACGCTTTTCCGGCGCATGTCGAGCGTCGGCAAGCAGTACGTTCCGCATTCTGCCGACGGGACGCACGGCGGCGTGGCTCTGCCGCCCACTAACATGACGAAGGGAATCAGCGTGTCcgcccgcgacccgcccAGGAACCATTTCGGTGAAAACAACTTCAAGTCGAGCTGCCCCGTGACGGAGCACCGGCGCCAGCACCCCGCGCCCGTGCCGACGCGTACGAAGGGCGCCTCTGCCAAGCAAAACCTGGTCGCGGGGAACACGGTGTGGGAGCTGCCGGAGAAGTACAAAGTGATCGACATCGTCGGGTCGGGTTCGTACGGCCAGGTGTGCCGCGCCTTCGACATTGAGAACCAGCGCTACGTGGCCATCAAGCGCATCCACAAGGTTTTCGAGGACCTGATAGACTGCAAGCGCATCTTGCGCGAGATTGCGATCCTGAACCGGCTGGACCACcccaacgtggtgaaggTGTTGGATATTGTGATCCCCAGTGACTTGGAGAACTTCAACGTGCTTTACGTGGTGCTTGAGATTGCGGCGTCCGACATCAAGCTGCTGGTGCGCTCCCCGGCGTTTTTGAACGACAACCACATCCGTCTGCTCATTTACAATTTGCTCTGCGGCGTGAACTACCTGCACGCCGTGGGCATCTACCACCGCGACCTGAAACCGGCCAACTGCCTGGTAAACCGCGACTGCAGCGTGAAGATCTGCGACTTCGGTCTGGCGCGCACGGTCACCCACCGCCGCGACTCGGCTCCGCTCTCGGCGCACGGCTCCTACACCGCCCGCGAGGTGGAGGACGAGGTGTTCCGCGGCGACAGCAGCGTGAGGACGATGCCCGACTCCACGCGTCTGCTTGACTACAACGAGGAGCTGGCGCACTTCCAGCGCAAGAAGATGAACGAGACGTTCGCCCGGCAGCTGACCGGCCACGTGGTCACTCGGTGGTACCGCGCCCCCGAGCTCATTTTGCTGCAAGAAAACTACACCTCCGCGATAGACGTGTGGTCCATTGGTTGCATTTTCGCGGAGCTGCTGAACatggtgaagatgaacgTGCCGGACGCGTCTGCGCGTTCTCCCCTGTTCCCGGGGTCCTCGTGCTTCCCGCTTTCCCCCGACAACAAGAACTCCACGGACCGGGCTAAGGACAACGACCAGCTCAACATAATCTTCAACGTCATCGGCACGCCGAGTGAGGAGGACATCGCAGCGATCGCAAAACCCGACGTGCGCCGTTACGTGCGCATGTTCCACAAGCGCAATGGCGTTGACCTTTACAAGCGTTTCAGGGCGACCCCGCCCCTGGCCGTCGACCTCCTGCAGCGCATGCTGGTCTTCAACCCCGAGAAGCGCATCAAGGTCAGCGAGGCGCTACAGCACGAGTATTTCCGCGACCTCTACAACCCGCGCCACGCGGAGGTCCCATCGCAGCCGGTTGTTGTGCCGTTCAACGACTGGATCAACATGTCCGAAGGCCAACTGCGGTACGCATTTTTGCGTGAGATTCAGCGACACCACCCCGAATTCAAGATCCCACTGAAGATCATCTACAAGCCCTAG
- a CDS encoding WD domain, G-beta repeat containing protein, putative, whose product MEDSPNRRSPGAHNAEAQTPGAQSVDRGSDGAAVGANTPVVAGGYIVGERPALVNGGRSLAVVNNQKSTIYECKRGQKVADCTLHDDMIVSCDTFAYADDIDLVFTASNDGILKILAVAQQDGGTEERALLATFRISNGGLLSVRPAKSSGQLVGVYASGEGTEETTVVLIELDYAALLDPDIQFPLDQPIPIYGGGVGGDNGHHGGFANTVDSMDVDVANKNVAVKGAGDAVVDKCSFGGSDALSDATGGGATVNMGDGQHGGTPRSADSVRNSADLCRTLHKKFVKSRRTLCVLPSRVDVFATDAEVDAIAFAVGKTAMILNMAARKIVFFECFASISCIAFSDSNTFAVGDSRGRIAVYCIDTTKEAPATDNLVMTCNLPNDTFELNATQFRKVLLAFHSSYAVIRDGSDMGAFENFKKVTASVNTLIWHAHGVNCLAFNSNSTMLLSGGEEGVLVVWHLSSGAKKFVTRLGSAIFHILCQPDHGWYILCCEANEILFIDPFALCIRGRIASVAVPVYVGMKVNKDVSLTAMPHGPSSASLAGGVHVDINRANVSLTIGDCPTTPLIEHWPMTVADWVSPAGDCPPEVVGGNVAVYSRSNKLQIYNYVHDREVGSLTLKNVNILSRQDDEFGQDWELEGLAISTDGRVVVTVQSRSVMNSPSTADAEGNLGMLPAFEHELLRNNKKGLLKFWVRQAADAGNGHDTGHYEENTKISNPHGHRTTSIRQLNSDYAFLTTSLDSEFKLWHLIRKRVLQSDDVFATYKTLQIGESDRNVNLDEPGSCMWLCVAVGSYKNLPCFSSSLAMSGGLIAVSHDVVVTFWRTDAQCSSIKLLGAVPLVDDSEPTLDEEDMQGLGGHHMLAFIHPDQPRLILHSKRSRLVVVDVASGVIVWSYPLAEGQVVDQVIYSPQLPNLLVVATSTIDITSNECSGALEMFWLNQTEGNGFEIERFYVDQREISKIVLNMCLTPSPHVRGSAGRKSQKGETAAPAFDRNAHASALVLLTSNFNLETVSIVSDPFSHQTPRVQGVKRAQTTLPSLRKVPSMQRTPHFDVVSSILAALRSDAAGQKKRAKHNLAEQLCKSTEWQHRVRHPMPKSVLGAMVDAGCPTCALPPPNIVLNRLLHVATVRHLRQS is encoded by the exons ATGGAAGATAGCCCGAACCGCCGCTCGCCCGGCGCCCACAACGCGGAGGCCCAGACGCCGGGCGCTCAATCCGTGGATCGCGGGTCAGAcggcgccgcagttggcgcCAATACACCCGTGGTTGCGGGTGGTTACATTGTGGGCGAGCGTCCGGCGCTGGTGAACGGCGGTCgctcactggcggtggtgaACAACCAGAAGTCCACCATATACGAATGCAAACGAGGTCAGAAAGTGGCAGATTGCACGCTtcacgatgacatg ATCGTTTCCTGCGACACCTTCGCATACGCCGATGATATCGATCTTGTCTTCACGGCGTCGAACGATGGGATACTGAAGATCCTGGCAGTGGCGCAGCAGGATGGTGGTACCGAGGAGCGAGCCCTGCTTGCGACATTCCGCATCTCGAACGGGGGGCTGctcagcgtgaggcctgcgaAATCAAGCGGGCAGCTGGTCGGCGTGTACGCCAGTGGAGAGGGCACGGAAGAAACAACTGTGGTCCTCATCGAACTGGATTACGCAGCGCTGCTGGATCCGGATATTCAATTTCCACTCGATCAGCCGATACCGATATACGGCGGTGGAGTGGGTGGCGACAATGGACATCACGGCGGTTTCGCTAACACCGTCGACTCGATGGATGTGGATGTTGCTAATAAAAACGTAGCTGTAAAGGGGGCGGGGGACGCGGTTGTCGACAAATGTAGTTTTGGTGGCAGTGACGCTTTGAGCGATGCGACGGGCGGTGGTGCAACGGTGAACATGGGCGATGGCCAACATGGCGGAACGCCAAGGAGCGCAGATTCTGTGCGGAACAGTGCCGATTTGTGTCGCACATtgcacaagaaatttgTCAAATCACGTCGGACACTGTGCGTCTTGCCCTCAAGAGTGGATGTCTTTGCGACGGATGCGGAGGTCGACGCCATCGCCTTCGCAGTTGGCAAAACCGCGATGATACTGAATATGGCGGCACGCAAGATAGTGTTTTTCGAGTGTTTCGCAAGCATCAGCTGCATCGCATTCTCAGATTCGAACACGTTCGCCGTTGGTGACTCACGGGGCAGGATAGCCGTGTACTGCATCGATACCACGAAGGAAGCGCCTGCCACCGACAACCTCGTCATGACCTGCAACCTGCCCAACGACACATTCGAGCTCAACGCCACGCAGTTCAGAAAAGTGCTGCTGGCCTTCCACTCCTCGTATGCCGTCATTCGGGATGGGTCGGACATGGGCGCTTTCGAAAACTTCAAGAAAGTGACCGCCTCGGTCAACACGCTCATATGGCACGCGCACGGAGTTAACTGCCTGGCCTTCAATTCCAACAGCACGATGCTTCTCTCTGGCGGAGAGGAGGGAGTCCTGGTGGTCTGGCACCTCAGCTCCGGCGCCAAGAAATTCGTCACGCGGCTCGGCTCAGCGATATTCCACATTTTGTGCCAGCCGGACCACGGGTGGTACATACTTTGCTGCGAGGCCAATGAGATACTTTTCATCGACCCTTTCGCGCTATGCATTCGCGGCAGGATAGCTAGCGTGGCGGTGCCGGTGTACGTGGGCATGAAGGTGAACAAGGACGTCAGCCTTACAGCGATGCCACACGGCCCATCGTCAGCGTCCTTGGCGGGAGGTGTACACGTCGACATCAACCGGGCAAATGTGTCGCTGACCATAGGTGACTGTCCCACGACGCCCCTCATTGAGCACTGGCCCATGACGGTGGCAGACTGGGTTTCGCCGGCGGGCGACTGTCCTCCAGAGGTGGTGGGAGGCAACGTTGCCGTCTACTCACGGTCGAACAAGCTGCAGATATACAATTACGTTCATGACCGCGAAGTAGGGTCGCTCACGCTGAAGAACGTAAACATACTGAGCCGGCAGGATGACGAATTCGGGCAGGATTGGGAACTCGAGGGGCTGGCCATAAGCACGGACGGGCGAGTGGTGGTAACCGTCCAGTCGCGAAGCGTGATGAACTCCCCGTCGACCGCAGATGCAGAGGGAAACCTGGGGATGCTGCCAGCGTTTGAAcacgagctgctgcgaaACAACAAGAAGGGGTTGCTTAAATTCTGGGTAAGGCAAGCTGCCGACGCTGGCAATGGACACGATACGGGGCACTATGAGGAAAATACTAAAATATCCAACCCGCATGGACATCGCACGACGTCCATACGGCAACTGAACAGTGACTACGCATTCCTCACCACGTCCCTGGATTCAGAATTCAAGCTGTGGCACCTCATCCGCAAACGCGTGCTTCAGAGCGATGACGTCTTCGCAACTTACAAGACGCTGCAGATCGGGGAATCCGACAGGAACGTGAATCTCGACGAGCCTGGGAGCTGCATGTGGTTGTGCGTCGCGGTTGGTTCCTACAAGAACCTGCCCTGCTTCTCCAGTTCCCTGGCGATGTCCGGGGGTCTCATTGCCGTGTCGCACGATGTCGTAGTCACATTCTGGCGCACGGACGCGCAATGCAGCTCGATAAAACtgcttggcgcagtgccgCTCGTCGACGACAGTGAG CCCACgctcgacgaggaggataTGCAGGGGTTGGGAGGGCACCACATGCTGGCGTTCATCCACCCCGATCAGCCAAGGCTGATCCTACACTCCAAGCGGTCGCGGCTGGTAGTGGTGGACGTGGCGTCGGGTGTAATCGTTTGGTCATACCCACTGGCAGAGGGCCAGGTGGTTGATCAGGTCATCTACTCCCCGCAGCTACCGAACCTGCTGGTTGTTGCTACAAGCACTATTGACATCACGTCCAACGAGTGTTCCGGAGCATTAGAAATGTTCTGGCTCAATCAGACCGAAGGCAACGGTTTTGAGATCGAGCGGTTCTATGTCGACCAGCGTGAAATATCGAAAATCGTGCTCAACATGTGTCTGACACCCTCACCGCACGTCAGAGGATCGGCAGGGAGGAAGTCACAGAAGGGCGAGACTGCGGCGCCTGCGTTTGATCGCAATGCCCACGCGTCGGCACTCGTGCTGCTGACATCCAACTTCAACCTGGAGACTGTAAGCATCGTATCGGATCCATTCAGCCACCAAACACCGCGTGTCCAAGGCGTAAAACGGGCCCAGACGACGTTGCCAAGTCTACGGAAGGTCCCTTCGATGCAAAGGACGCCGCATTTCGATGTAGTCAGCTCGATATTGGCGGCGCTGCGCTCGGACGCAGCAGGGCAGAAGAAGCGCGCCAAGCACAACCTGGCGGAGCAACTGTGCAAGTCGACGGAGTGGCAGCACCGGGTACGTCACCCGATGCCCAAGAGCGTACTGGGCGCTATGGTCGACGCCGGGTGCCCTACCTGTGCGCTACCGCCACCAAATATCGTGCTGAACCGGCTCCTACATGTGGCGACGGTTCGACACCTCAGACAGAGCTAA
- a CDS encoding CDC50 domain containing protein,putative has translation MKALVVAITPKGALGFLTAGGLTLFVLGRCRRHTRAGIALILGCGNMPRCEIPYNINTNSKGVVEFNASACPKLASPLKGNYGFYYKLAGYYQNHKDYRRSIDYNQLFGNVTDRVSDLANCGTYMTDTDGKILYPCGAVARTVFTDRYELFSDKALQTAIELDESRDAICNKRGVHTLFRNPSASQVRQYHSSVSFWLQKPSMRRALNMDKPNVGEGVENSHFINWVEPASTSTVRKLYGVFKADDLKLPIYVNIDVTQRISTVVRKSVIIEKYTTLSSVGYKMGVCYVVVGVLILAMAGLSAGYTYFKKWMYPPPPPHRCCGHDHDHGAPNEEEGGSSSSSELRKGHGHDHGHDHSEGHGDDHGHGHDHGEGDDHGCGDHDDGHGHGHDHGHGEDDGHDHDGHGHGHDGHDHHDAPKPRIEEIVDEPSDDLPRHRGS, from the exons ATGAAGGCTCTAGTAGTGGCCATTACCCCCAAAGGGGCGCTTGGGTTTCTGACCGCTGGCGGTCTCACCCTGTTTGTGCTGGGTAGGTGTCGT CGTCACACGCGCGCAGGCATCGCTCTGATTCTGGGCTGCGGCAACATGCCGCGCTGCGAGATCCCTTACAACATCAACACCAACTCCAAAGGCGTGGTGGAATTCAACGCGTCGGCGTGCCCGAAGCTTGCCTCTCCGCTCAAGGGCAACTACGGTTTCTACTACAAGCTGGCCGGCTACTACCAGAACCACAAGGATTACCGTCGCAGCATCGACTACAACCAGCTCTTC GGTAACGTGACGGATCGTGTGTCAGACCTAGCGAATTGCGGGACGTACATGACCGACACCGACGGCAAAATCTTGTACCCGTGTGGCGCGGTAGCTCGCACCGTGTTCACCGACCGCTACGAGCTGTTCTCCGACAAAGCGCTGCAGACGGCGATTGAGCTCGACGAGAGCCGCGACGCCATTTGCAACAAGCGCGGCGTGCACACGCTGTTCCGTAACCCGTCGGCTTCCCAGGTGCGCCAGTACCACTCTAGCGTCTCCTTTTGGCTCCAGAAGCCCAGCATGCGTCGCGCGTTGAACATGGACAAGCCCA ACGTCGGTGAGGGGGTTGAGAACTCCCACTTCATCAACTGGGTTGAGCCCGCGTCAACTTCTACTGTGCGGAAACTGTACGGTGTTTTCAAGGCCGATGACCTTAAGCTGCCCATCTACGTCAACATCGACGTGACCCAGCGCATCTCCACAGTCG TGCGGAAGAGCGTGATCATCGAGAAATACACGACCCTATCCAGCGTTGGCTACAAGATGGGCGTCTGCTACGTGGTGGTGGGAGTGTTGATCCTGGCGATGGCCGGTCTTTCCGCGGGCTACACCTACTTCAAGAAATGGATGTACCCGCCTCCGCCACCTCACAGGTGCTGCGGCCACGATCACGACCACGGTGCGCCAAACGAGGAGGAgggcggcagcagcagctccagcgAGCTTCGTAAGGGCCATGGTCACGACCACGGCCATGACCACTCCGAGGGCCATGGAGATGACCACGGCCACGGTCACGACCACGGCGAGGGcgatgatcacggttgCGGCGATCACGACGACGGTCACGGCCATGGCCACGATCACGGGCATGGCGAGGACGATGGTCATGACCACGACGGCCATGGCCATGGCCATGACGGCCACGACCATCACGATGCCCCGAAGCCGCGCATCGAGGAGATCGTGGATGAGCCTAGCGATGACCTCCCGCGGCACCGCGGTTCCTGA